The DNA sequence caaacacgaCTGAGTgccttctatgtgccaggcacagtgcaaCTGCGGGGTACTGAGAGCTCACCCCCGTGGGGGTGACAGGGTAGAGAAATGCAGGTATATTGAGACAGGGGAAAAACAGGGGTTAAGACTTGGGGGTGGTCCAGGGAGATGTCCACCTGAGATCTGAAGGATATAGGAGAATCGGCAAAGCtggatttggggggagggagggcaaggaGTAGGAGCAAAAAAGGACCAAACATCCCAACTGTTAAAGGatgagcaagtgcaaaggccctggggcaagaAGGAGCAACTCCAGGGTTCAGAGGCTGACGAGCCCCAGGAGGACAAATGAAGGTGGGGGGGTGAGTGGCTGCAAGGGGAGGGGGTTTCTTTCACTCTTACGCTGTACCTTCTGAATTACATAAATGTTTTATGAAGAGCATATAtcattcttacattttttaaagacctaaAAAACCCCACAGATACAAAAGGAAAACACCTGCTAAAGCCCCCAGACATAAATTATTgtaacatttacttttcttttccctcaagaATCTATAATAGGTTAAAATCCATTCACATTTGCTAAAGACACCACCTTGCTTGAAGGTAACAAGCGTAGCATCATCTCCCGTCTGGTTCGCCAGAAGGGTCTCCCCATCCTTCCCTACGATAATCATGCCTCATTTAAATAATGTTCCTTGCCAACCCGCATGGGGGGCTCTGATTCCCAGACAAATTTCCGGATGTCAGGTTGGGTTCGGATGAAAGGCCCACTAGTGGGGTCTGGggaaaatctttccattttcccaAGAGCAGCTCGAGCACAGCTTTGAGATCCTTCTCTGTCCCTGTGCCGAGCGTCACGGGCCAGCAGGAAGAAAGGACCCCCTAGGGAGACTACGCTGCAGAGTGGCTTCCCGGTTTCATCTGCAAGTTGTGGCTAGAGGCGCAGaatctgtttttctggtttcGGGGCCTGCGGCTGGGATGGCGGACTTTGAGGTGAAGGCGGCAGCTTACCTGCGTGCAGCTAACGCCTCCTGCTTTGGTCTCCTGCACGGCGACGCCTTTCAAGTCGGCCCCTTGTGGTGTCTCCCTGCAAGGATGTCACGTTGATGAGGGGTTGTTCCCTTCTCCGTGTTGATTTCCGCCCTGGGCCTCTGCCCCGCTCAGGACTTTTCATGTCGAAGATCCCGGGAGGCCACTGGCTCCCGGCTGAGTGTAGCACTACATGAGAAGGAACAGCCTGTCCTCGAGAGCAGCAGAGACAACCAGACAAATGGTTCTAGTCCTCGGAGAGAGGTACCTCCCAGCAGACCAGCCCAGTTGGTGTCACTGACTTGCTCTCTCCCTTCAAAGGCCTGTTGATTGTTCCACATTGAGGATGATAAATGAGAGCCCACCTGGGGCACCGCCCTCATCTCATcatgagggaagaggcagagcccACCTCTGCCACCACCAGAGAAGCCTCTGCAATATTGCTGCCCCGTCCCAAGCCAGCCCCGTCATAGGGCCTCTGATCCCCGTGGTAGCAGCTTGAAGGTGGAGGCAAGATTTACATTTCAGCTCTATCACATACCAACATGCAATCCTGCACAAATTGCTTaacttctccaagcctcagtttcttcatctgtgaaatggggataattttTACCTCTTAGGGTTGCCAATTTAAATGTGCTTCTCGCCATGCCAACTTCACGATTCAAGCGTTCACTTATTTACCCTCTTCTTAGATGGTGGGCAACCAAAGGGCAAGGACTCCATCTGCCGTAGTCACAGCAGTGTCCTCAGGAACCAATGCTTCCTAGCTCAGAGTAGGCAGAGACAAAGTATTTGTGATAATAATAACCAAGGCCcttagctcagtgcctggcacaggcaGCCATCATTATGAacgtggggcggggggggctcaTTGTTACTTCTGATGGCAAAGCAGTTTTCGTTTCAAATCTATCAAATAACCAGGAAGTGAGAGAACAAAATAGTTCTCTGGACGGGGCCTATTGTCAGGGGCAAAGCCCttggcctccttcttcttctggggcAAAGCTCTTGGCCTCCCATTCCTGTAGGACCAAGCTCCCCACAGGCCCAGGACCTACCCTGCTTTATAATCTCTcctcattttcctctctctcaagGACATCATTCCCCAGAGGCAAGAGTCCTTCCCTGAGGCTTCAGAGTTCCTAGCTTCTGctgggcttggggggggggggggcgcaccgAAAAGGACACGGACACGGACAGCTCACCAAGTCTGCCAGGCAAGGATGTGGTCCAATGTCAGGATTGCTAGATGAAAACTGATGTCCACTTCGATtctaatttcagataaacaaaacgTTTTCCAGTAACAGTATGTCTCAAAGGTTGCATGGGACCTaatcaaccttaaaaaaaaaaaaaaaaagtatctgttgtttatctgaaactgAAATTTAACTGAGTGCCCTGTATTttaatttgctaaatctggcGATCCTTCAAAGTGATCAAACTGGGAGGCTGTAACCCCAGCCTGAATCCGCTGTGGACctcactttcttcctttcctgcgGAATCACCAGGACCACATCAAGAACCTCCTGGGACGGTTTTGAGAATTGAGAGAGCGGCTACTATAAAAATATCAGTAAGGCAGGAATTTTGTTTGCCTTGACCACAGCTGAACCCAGTGCCTAGGGCCGCGTCAAGCACACggaggcagggggaggtggggggggaatcactatttcttttcatgaaaaaatCGCTGATACTATTTTTGCCTCAATACAACCTCTTATCCccttataaaaaagaacaagcaaacaaacaaaaccaccatAAATCTATTTCAAGGAAAACTGAATCCAATATCCCAAACACGTCGTTCTGGTCCCCCCCTGGGCCCATCACTTTAACCCTCAGGTGGGAGAGAACCTGATTGAACTCTGTGCGCCTGCGCACTCCACTCAACGTTACGCGCATGCGGGGCGGCAAGGTGTGCGCATGCCCAGATAGAAAGTGTTGGAAAAGAGACCGCCGTCGCCAGAGAGGCTGTCAGGGAGGGTTCATTGCAGCGTCCGGCAGGGCCGTCTTGGTCGCCTGTGGGGTTCCTGCCCTTGGAGCTTTCCCCGGCTGTCAGCCCTCATGGCCTTTGCGCCCATGGGGCCTGAGGCCTCGTTCTTCGAGGTTTTGGACCAGCACAGGGCTTCCCTGCTGGCCGCCCTGAGGAGAGGCGGTGGGGAGCCTGCGGGCGGGGGAACGCGCCTGGCCTCCAGGTAGAAGGGGTCTCTCAGGGACACAATGCTGGGGAGTTAGAGAAGAGCTGGGTCCCCAgccgggagggggtgggggcttgAGGCGCTCTGAAGGGACATGGCTGACGGCCCTTGCCTTCTCCCCGGTCTTGGGATGAGGCGGGCCCAGGAGCGACCCCCTGGCTTCGCCGGCCGCTCAGGAACTCTGAGAAAGCCGTTCCTCAGAGCTGAGCTCTCCTTTTGAACTCAAAAAGCCCGGGGGCAGACCCCGCCCCTCGTGTCTTCGAGAATGTTCCCCTTCTAGAATGTTCCAGGAGCATCCCCACAGCGAAGCTCGCAGGTCTCCTGAGAGTCACAGAGGTCAGGGAGTTGAGGGCACAGCCTGgctttgtgtttgtttaaaaCAGTTTCTTTGGGTTCCGTTTTAGCTGAAAAagctttcagagagagagagagagagatctccaTCCGGGTTTTACCAAAATGAACATGGAAGCGGGTGATAATGAGACAACGGTGTACACACGTTTTAAGTGATTGGTTTAAAATCAGTTAAAGCAGTTGGCGGCTGGCGAGGTTGCTTAGAGCCAGGTGCGGAGGCGCCGGGTTACTGCGATTCTCCAGCTGCGCCGCTCGGAATTCGCTACAGAGAATGCATTTATGTTATTGACCATTTTTACTTAAGATGCtgactccctcccctccccccacccccatctgctgTTCTGGTTTATCAGCAAAGTGTTTCAGCCTAAACGAATGACTGTCTTATCTTCAAGAAGACTAAGCCaactaccaaaacaaaacaaaacacacaaagtggaaaacataaaagcaaaccgatttttataaaagtattagGAGGAGAACTTGCAAGGGTGAGGAAAGGAGGGAATGGAAGTCCCCTGTTTAAATTTCAGGTGCTAATTAACCTAATTGTATTTTCAAAGTTGTCACAGTGTTACcttgcaacttttttttcccctccaaactGGAAAAATGAGATCTTTCCTTGAGTCGGTTTTTATCTCTCCCTGTTAGAAAATACTGATTGCTTTAAGATTTGCTTTCTGATAatgtgcattttctcttccttccttccttcctttttcacaaACATTTTCAAAGCAAGCTCTGACATTTCTGGGGGAATTAGAATGTTCTACATTCTACATTTGCGCATTTTCTAGATTTAATTTGATTTCCCTTCTTAGGCAATACACTAATGGTATTTATAACCAAACAACATTTTTTGAAGCTGATGGCTTGTGAAATTAAAAGTCAGCTCATAGAAAACTGGGCTAGGTCTTCTTATTTTGCTGTAAAGTGGGGTAATGGTTGCCAAGTCTTTCCATGGTAGTGATTaaagttttttctctttgtatcacTAAAACTCAAAGGCAGATTTAAGGCATGAGATCAATCAGGGTGATGTGTTACAATAAGAAGTTAtttcttttggaatattttttgCATTGCATTTTTGGGAAAGATTAAATTCAAAGCCAATATTACAtcatttttaattgaaacatTTATCAGTAGTATTTCAAGCGAACAAATTTGAATTTAAGTAGGTTAATACGAagagattaaaatatatttataaatcatattgtCTAGTTATTGATATTGTCTAAAAGGGAGAGATTACTTCAGTTGGTAATTGTTTGAGAAGTAAAATTACAAGCAAATGAGATTTCTCTGCAAATAACCACCGTAAAGACGGTTTAGTGCAATGCCAGCGTCAAAACTTAATGGGAGAGATTCGTACGGAGGCGAATTACTGAGTCTTAAAAAACAGCCAATGAAACAAAAACCTACTTTTCTGTTGATCTGGGGGAATGTTACATATTGTAAAGGTCTAATTTAGAATTAAGATTGAATCatagtgtgtttattttttcagttctgaGGTTCTTGGATCTATAGAAAGTGTTATCCAGGACGTCATCACAAGCGTGGCAAGGAATGAGGCACCTGCATTCACCATAGACAACAGATCAAGCTGGGAAAATATAAAGTGGgcattttgcattttacatttttgaatacaATACCTGTGtcattatttgaatttatttgagTTTGAGTTCTAATCTGatttcttttactgcttttaCCCTGCCTAGAAGGATTTAAGGAAGTTTACAAAATACATACCTCATCGGCAGGTCATAGAAACTAGAAGTGGGTGTAGATAAGGCAAAGGGAAAACAATGCTAGGAACAACAAATGAAGCTCCCAAAGAGGTTAGAATTCAAAATGCATATGATAAAGTCTTACAGTTCTGCTAAAAGCAGGCTTCAAAACTGGGATCTAAGCTTTCTAGCACTCAAAGTGGGGTAATATGACCAGTGGAATTCTGCAGAAATACTGCAAAAGCAAAGCACTTGCTCTGGGGAGCTATAAGCAATCCTGATACGGGGAGGAAAATAAATGTGTCTGGAACACAGGCTCTTTCTCCTGGTCGATTCCCCCTGCTAAGTCATGTGTCCCAAGAAGGTAAAATCGGCAAACAGCTTTGTCAAAGCCCTCCAACCTGCTCttatcttttgtgtttttcagATGCTCAGCCTGCAGAGtctaaataatgaaaaacacTACAATAGTCCTCAGTAAGAGTTACAGACACAGAATAAAAGTAATCTTGAGTTTCCTTAGTCACTAAGTATTCTTTTCTGGTCAGTATAATGAATACAAATGAAACTTTTGAATCCTACTTTGCATCATTTTGCAGAATGGATTTCATCCAGCCCTTGAGGCCGCTGACATTCAGCGTATTTGCCTGGTGCCTTCTGCCACCTTTAGGACAGGCGTGGCAGTTCAATTTAATAACCTAATAACAAACTGCTATTTCAGTTAATGTCATTTAGGAAGTAAATCAGAAATATAGTTCAAAACTTGTTAAATTGAGCAAAATTAAtgagtaaatattaaaatgagcaaaatgCTAGTAAACTTGTGAAAATAGTTCACATACACTAAATGTCACAGGTTATACACTAAATACACATTATACTCAAAGGTATTTAATTCACTTGTTTCAAACACTTTATTTTAGTGCTTCTGTATGTCACAAAGCTAATTACCTTACTTCTTAATTACCTTACTACTACTTGGAATTTTCTAAGATTGTTGAAGTTGTCCTAAAGCTTCAGTGCCTCTGTTGAGAGGAAATGTGGGTTTAGATGATGTGCAGAAGAGTGTATTAAGTGTATATTGTTTGGTGTTCAGAAGGcaattctttttttatcttctcgCCTTTCAACAAAAACTCAGGTTTGAAGATTCTGTGGGCCTTCAGATGGCATCTTACTGTACCATGAGAAAAATCAGAAGCGATTCActaaaatcagttaaaaaattTGGTAAGTTAATCTTTCTTATCTTTTAGTAATAAGTAAGTTCGGCTACTTCCTGGGTTTAGTTGTTTCTAGTTGAATAATTTTAGTTGTTCTTTAATAGACCACCCTTATACCGGAAGTAAAGTTATAGAATTTTTCATTGTCAGTAACCACGGAAGCAGATTAtaattccaaaataaattttcaagGTACATGATTCAGTAGAAAAGttttctctcaattttgctgttCAGAGaacaattaattttatttgatccttcaggAAATTATTATCCTGTACTCAGTACTTCTGTgtggaaagataattttttaaaatgttatggaAAGTAACTGGGGGTAGTTGAAATCCTTGATAGTGGTGTGTTTTGAATTAATGAGAGAAATGATGAGTAACTTATTTATTGTATCTTATTTTCCAGCCCTAATTCTTAAAATATTGTCCGTGATTTATAAATTAGTACAGAGCAACACTTATGCAACCAAAAGGTAAATACTTGTTTTGGTAAATCATTCCTTTAAGACAGTTTAGATTAACTCCCATTATGTTTTGAAATGGTACATAAGACTAGACTATGGGTAATAAGTTACTTTCCTTATATGTTGTGTTTCATCCAGTTAAAGCCTCCTACAAATAATACTCCAATACTTGTCATAGTCGAAGAGAATATggctaattaaaaatatatatttaactttcgTAGAGACATATATTATACTGACAGCCAACTCTTCGGTAACCAGACTGTCGTGGACAATATTATCAATGACATTTCTTGTATGTTAAAAATGCCAAGGATAAGTCTACATATAGTAAGTAGCATTTAATACAAAACATCTTATTTTAAGACGAAAGATTTGTGTGAAATcataatagaaaaacaaatgtaatcTGTGCCTTGTTTTTGTAGTATTTGATACTACATGTCTCTTATTATGAATTTAAGTAATCTACTCTCAGTATATTCCCTTAGATGAATGGACTACAACAAGTGAATTACTAAGTATTCTTTAATTCGTTAATATCCTTacatattttctcctttgcttcttaaattccgaTCTGAGCTAAAATACATGTAGTGTGGCAGGTGAATGTGAGGACTGACTCAGCCATGTAGAACGttagtgaggggcacctggctggctcagtcggtggagcatgggATTCTtgctcttggggtcatgagttcgagccccacattgggtttagagattgcttaaataaataaactttaaaaaatatgtcagtGAAACAGTGTTCAAAAACAGCTGTTATTTTTTCAGTTATCTACATCAAAAGGTTTAATCGCTGGCAACTTAAGGTATCTGGAGGAAGACGGCACCAGAGTGCACTGTACCTGTGGTTCCACAGTAAGCATATTCACGCACCTGCTTTAACTCCCTTTCAGATCCtttgtttttgaaatgtattttatttcctgctttcttaTGTCGTTTGGAGCTTAAGATGTTCAAATAAAACTGAAGGGTGAGTAAGTGTATGCTTTAGGGGGTCGTCCGTTATGCAGTTTTAAAATATGCCAGTTGTCAAATGTCCTATTAAAGATAGGCCTTCCTTTCAAAAATGTACTATTGTCTTCAGGTAGAATGGAGC is a window from the Meles meles chromosome 16, mMelMel3.1 paternal haplotype, whole genome shotgun sequence genome containing:
- the SPO11 gene encoding meiotic recombination protein SPO11 isoform X1, which produces MAFAPMGPEASFFEVLDQHRASLLAALRRGGGEPAGGGTRLASSSEVLGSIESVIQDVITSVARNEAPAFTIDNRSSWENIKFEDSVGLQMASYCTMRKIRSDSLKSVKKFALILKILSVIYKLVQSNTYATKRDIYYTDSQLFGNQTVVDNIINDISCMLKMPRISLHILSTSKGLIAGNLRYLEEDGTRVHCTCGSTAVAVPSNIQGIQNLITDAKFLLIVEKDATFQRLLDDSFCNRMSPCIMVTGKGVPDLNTRLLVKKLWDTFHIPVFALVDADPHGIEIMCIYKYGSMAMSFEAHNLTVPAIRWLGLLPSDIKRLNIPRDTLIPLTKQDQVKLDSVLKRPYVTCQPFWRKEMEIMADSKLKAGIQALTFLSSDYLSRVYLPNKLKFGGWI